In a single window of the Etheostoma spectabile isolate EspeVRDwgs_2016 chromosome 3, UIUC_Espe_1.0, whole genome shotgun sequence genome:
- the LOC116686995 gene encoding claudin-4, which translates to MYSTGLEILGMILAVAGWLGVMVACGLPMWRVAAFIGQNIVISQVIWEGLWMNCSVQSTGQMHCKVHDSMLGLPVDLQAARALVIVSMVLSIVGIGLSVAGAKCTNCSRDASSKPRLVVAAGVTFVVAGLLLLVAVSWTAHAIVLGFYDPLLQETGKREFGNALYFGWASSCLLILGGALLCCSCPPIAAAAPSGGGSIPHRMDYSAVKLMSVNGYPRRDYV; encoded by the coding sequence ATGTACTCTACAGGCTTGGAGATCCTTGGGATGATCCTGGCCGTGGCCGGCTGGTTGGGGGTGATGGTGGCCTGCGGCTTGCCCATGTGGCGGGTGGCTGCGTTCATCGGTCAGAACATTGTCATCTCCCAGGTGATCTGGGAAGGCTTGTGGATGAACTGTTCAGTGCAGAGCACGGGTCAGATGCACTGCAAGGTGCACGACTCCATGTTGGGGCTGCCGGTGGACTTGCAAGCAGCTCGTGCCTTGGTCATCGTCTCCATGGTACTAAGCATCGTGGGTATCGGTCTGTCAGTGGCTGGTGCCAAATGCACCAACTGTAGCCGAGATGCGAGCAGTAAACCACGGCTCGTGGTGGCTGCTGGAGTAACCTTCGTGGTGGCTGGACTGCTCCTGCTGGTGGCTGTGTCCTGGACAGCGCACGCCATCGTGCTGGGCTTCTACGACCCGCTGCTGCAGGAAACGGGGAAGAGGGAGTTTGGTAATGCTCTGTACTTTGGCTGGGCTTCTTCCTGCCTCCTCATCCTAGGGGGAGCCCTGCTCTGTTGCTCCTGCCCACCCATAGCAGCTGCAGCACCGAGTGGTGGTGGCTCCATTCCCCATCGAATGGACTATTCGGCTGTCAAGCTGATGTCAGTCAACGGATACCCCAGAAGAGACTATGTATGA